The Theileria orientalis strain Shintoku DNA, chromosome 2, complete genome genome has a window encoding:
- a CDS encoding uncharacterized protein (ABC transporter related domain containing protein), producing the protein MNNYKNDRREGPIEEPEYLFWETELYHKSFFKAKKNKKFIYYDGAGAWKYLFYHWLNKWVKFICAVYAEPYMYHPLPVSDQILYWQPIFSKHVSDGLIKREEAQMSKRKSRRARRTNRSILLRALFRTIWKRGLFLVIGLIIVNLLSMSIAILVKKLLQMINNDRNGFILTFLLLVAIVVCQIIDGLLVENINFYLLRLNCIVHYLFSINIFEHGMCHRRKFANDINGTNALKVCNQVLHSCDPESECMKNPLFCQALRYQNKDVNSQMYSFAIIDSYYIAQSLESFKYIIEFVTNFGYGIFLLSFQVKMELWVLYSVGVFFLFSMILIEILNAYLFNFILYLRDYKITKCNNITLSLSLVKKMFYDDIALNIITQSRNNELSLFFIRMLLTLFNMTLYNMCVNITFYMIQRYFVKSLNETSDIIKIDTAGFMATFYIFLRIIDSMFLIPMSIRMFGMGYASFKRINRYIKDCSPNFYIADNRFTGTNNLDSVVSDTTSELPKDAVVYYKEATFSWVNSCKDLASMTYEQYLKKVNFELKRGEIAIITGVQGSGKSNFIKSILGEMTLVGGSMAVVPLHTSMPIFYASQDIWLQHGTIRSNITFGYRFDEQLYNTVLSAVELDYDISTWEKGDRRVLSDNAHSLSGGQRVRMELARAVYAYLVFHKVNTEYNNSQCSFLMCLDASFNSLDPYVSKNIFNNLFNVKTGLLMKGDLSVVLTSSYQTLVTTSKLSDLKQVPSIPIYNIKNRTLKFYADIHDFVKKNRVNINGDSTEVSPVSNGEYLMNYLTNDMINRCNSDSITRSGRVEQTISKYSRSFKTYVKNELSGIKFNPYVVYMKPALPTFLIYILLNIALNIMNNLKYVFATNVSYHITKNIQKYKNGISVDMFEIRTYSKYSLYIVLTVIIITIMFSLLSSVLFSVSCIISSRKIHEYVVDSIFKNSSSVIKIKRDISQIITSISCDMYVVDEEVGYYLSLCYTYLIQTLIHIVTLFYLIPISIPFVISAMLFVYFCVLKRYIHSSKNIHFAYLETCFHLNSVLENAITGSSIYRSYGRNSDLLTSFMEHREYKARCKFVLYSLVSWSSILFNWIFSYSTLLILILLITLDKFTKIKLKVGYFLLALSLSLSVVKSFEKFSSIFSKFEIAICSVERFQYFIPPGMGVEFDKFLNTHEEYVVNPTNKDVKKVYEGELIKRRAAEFESDNKKFYGLRKLFYHPKLTILDVDDYLTHKHAGVELEDVSVYTSSIHNPEGMILKNITVSAHKSEIIGMVGRTGAGKTTLLSVLQNIAENRTGQVLLDGKDLNDIPKVVLRQIIGVIPQLPFVFKGWTIRRFLDPRKLFSDDEIKYALSSCGLLKFVNELPGGKKLDTVLVPEEPVLYYLKSKTVQFIPTRYDYDTSIYNELAKPAFDSDMLLSYNQLRTLSLARLVLYRDLFRIILVDEPPENSDEQQYLDNDTETNGAGVPIYQLLKMYFQHCTTFVTAHNANVLKTCTSVWVIHDGCLVRTIKTSDIAADESIASIIGESITLN; encoded by the coding sequence ATgaataattacaaaaacGACAGGAGGGAAGGGCCCATAGAAGAACCGGAGTACCTCTTCTGGGAAACCGAGCTGTACCATAAGTCGTTTTTCAAAgcaaaaaagaataaaaagttcATCTACTATGACGGAGCAGGAGCGTGGAAGTATCTGTTCTACCACTGGCTCAACAAGTGGGTCAAGTTTATATGCGCAGTGTACGCGGAGCCGTATATGTACCACCCGCTGCCAGTGTCAGACCAAATACTCTACTGGCAACCAATATTCTCGAAGCACGTGAGCGACGGACTTATCAAAAGAGAGGAGGCGCAAATGTCAAAGCGAAAGTCGAGAAGAGCAAGAAGAACAAACAGATCAATACTGCTGAGAGCACTCTTCAGAACAATCTGGAAGAGAGGACTGTTCCTAGTAATAGGACTCATCATAGTTAACCTGTTGAGTATGAGTATCGCAATCCTGGTCAAAAAACTGCTGCAAATGATAAACAACGATAGAAACGGATTTATACTGACATTCCTGCTCCTGGTGGCAATCGTAGTATGTCAGATCATAGACGGGCTCCTGGTGGAAAACATCAACTTCTACCTGCTGAGACTAAACTGCATAGTGCACTACCTCTTCTCAATTAACATATTCGAGCACGGAATGTGCCACAGAAGAAAGTTCGCAAACGACATCAACGGCACGAACGCACTTAAGGTGTGTAACCAGGTGCTGCACAGCTGTGACCCGGAGTCGGAGTGCATGAAGAACCCGCTCTTCTGCCAGGCGCTGCGCTACCAGAACAAGGACGTCAACTCGCAAATGTACTCGTTCGCAATCATCGACTCGTACTACATCGCACAGTCGCTGGAGTCGTTCAAGTACATCATAGAGTTCGTGACCAATTTCGGCTACGGAATATTCCTGCTCTCATTCCAAGTTAAAATGGAGCTGTGGGTGCTGTACTCAGTGGGAGtattcttcctcttctcaaTGATACTAATCGAAATCCTTAACGCATACCTGTTCAACTTCATACTGTACCTGCGCGACTACAAGATCACGAAGTGCAACAACATCACACTCTCACTCTCGCTGGTAAAAAAGATGTTCTACGACGACATCGCACTCAACATCATCACGCAGAGCAGGAACAATGAGCTCTCGCTCTTCTTCATAAGGATGCTGCTGACGCTCTTCAACATGACGCTCTACAACATGTGCGTCAACATAACCTTCTACATGATACAGAGGTACTTCGTCAAGTCGCTGAACGAGACCTCGGACATCATTAAAATCGACACGGCAGGATTCATGGCGACCTTTTACATATTCCTGAGGATCATCGACTCGATGTTCCTGATACCAATGTCGATCAGAATGTTTGGAATGGGATACGCCTCCTTTAAAAGAATCAACAGGTACATCAAGGACTGCTCGCCCAATTTCTACATCGCAGACAACAGGTTCACGGGCACGAATAACCTGGACTCAGTGGTGAGTGACACAACGAGTGAGCTCCCGAAAGACGCAGTCGTGTACTACAAGGAGGCAACCTTCTCGTGGGTAAACTCGTGCAAGGACCTGGCAAGCATGACATACGAACAGTATCTTAAAAAGGTCAACTTCGAGTTGAAAAGAGGCGAAATCGCAATAATAACGGGAGTGCAAGGGTCAGGAAAGTCTAACTTCATCAAGTCGATCCTGGGTGAGATGACGCTGGTCGGGGGATCGATGGCAGTTGTGCCTCTACACACATCAATGCCAATATTCTACGCATCCCAAGATATTTGGCTACAGCACGGCACCATAAGGTCAAACATCACGTTCGGCTATCGCTTCGACGAGCAGTTGTACAACACCGTTTTGAGTGCAGTGGAGCTGGACTACGACATATCGACCTGGGAAAAGGGAGACAGACGCGTGTTGTCGGACAACGCGCACTCCCTGAGTGGAGGTCAACGTGTAAGAATGGAGTTGGCGCGAGCAGTGTACGCGTATCTGGTATTCCACAAAGTGAACACTGAGTATAACAACAGTCAATGTTCGTTCCTGATGTGCCTGGACGCATCGTTCAACAGCCTGGACCCCTACGTCTCGAAAAACATATTCAATAACCTCTTTAACGTTAAAACAGGGCTCCTGATGAAGGGGGACCTGTCAGTAGTCCTGACGTCCTCGTACCAGACACTGGTCACGACCTCGAAGCTGTCAGACCTGAAGCAGGTGCCAAGCATCCCGATCTATAACATCAAGAACAGGACGCTGAAGTTCTACGCAGACATACACGACTTCGTCAAAAAAAACAGAGTTAACATCAACGGAGATAGCACTGAGGTGTCGCCGGTGAGCAACGGCGAGTACCTAATGAACTACTTGACGAACGATATGATTAACCGCTGTAACTCGGACTCGATAACGAGGTCGGGAAGAGTAGAGCAGACAATATCGAAGTACAGCAGGTCATTTAAAACGTACGTCAAAAACGAGCTTTCAGGAATTAAGTTCAACCCGTACGTGGTGTACATGAAGCCGGCACTTCCGACGTTCCTAATATACATCCTGCTGAACATCGCACTCAACATCATGAACAACCTGAAGTACGTATTCGCAACAAACGTGTCATACCACATAACGAAGAACATACAGAAGTACAAAAACGGAATCTCAGTGGATATGTTTGAAATCAGAACGTATTCAAAGTACTCATTGTACATTGTCCTGACAGTGATCATCATCACGATCATGTTCAGCCTCCTGTCATCGGTGCTGTTCTCAGTATCGTGCATCATATCGTCACGTAAAATACACGAGTACGTGGTCGattcaatatttaaaaacagcTCCTCagtaattaaaatcaagAGGGACATCAGCCAAATAATAACCTCTATCTCATGTGACATGTACGTcgtggacgaggaggtggGATACTACCTCTCGCTGTGCTACACGTACCTGATACAGACGCTGATACACATCGTGACGCTCTTTTACCTGATACCCATCTCTATACCATTCGTTATCAGCGCAATGCTATTCGTCTACTTCTGCGTCCTGAAAAGGTACATCCATTCCTCCAAAAACATACACTTCGCGTATCTGGAGACGTGCTTCCACCTCAACTCGGTGCTCGAGAATGCGATCACAGGGTCCTCGATATACAGGAGCTACGGAAGGAACTCGGACCTTTTGACGAGTTTCATGGAACACAGGGAATACAAGGCAAGGTGCAAGTTCGTGCTCTACTCGCTGGTGTCCTGGTCGTCGATACTGTTCAACTGGATCTTCTCGTACTCGACGCTTTTGATACTCATCCTGTTGATCACGCTCGACAAGTTCACGAAGATTAAGCTCAAGGTCGGCTACTTCTTGCTGGCGCTCTCGCTCTCGCTGAGCGTCGTGAAGTCATTCGAGAAATTCTCCTCGATTTTCTCAAAGTTCGAGATAGCCATATGCTCAGTCGAGAGGTTCCAGTACTTCATACCGCCGGGCATGGGCGTGGAGTTCGACAAGTTCCTCAACACCCACGAGGAGTACGTGGTCAATCCGACGAACAAAGACGTCAAAAAGGTCTACGAAGGAGAGTTGATAAAAAGAAGGGCAGCAGAGTTTGAATCTGATAACAAGAAGTTTTACGGCTTGAGGAAGCTCTTCTACCACCCGAAGTTGACGATCCTAGACGTGGACGACTATCTGACGCATAAACATGCCGGCGTTGAGCTGGAAGACGTGAGCGTGTACACGTCATCCATTCACAACCCAGAAGGAATgatattgaaaaatattacGGTCTCAGCCCACAAATCTGAAATCATTGGTATGGTAGGTAGAACAGGCGCCGGTAAAACGACGCTGTTGTCAGTATTACAGAACATAGCCGAGAACAGAACGGGTCAAGTGTTGTTGGACGGGAAGGACCTGAATGACATCCCCAAGGTTGTCCTTCGACAGATTATAGGTGTCATCCCCCAACTGCCCTTCGTCTTCAAGGGATGGACCATTCGTAGATTCCTAGATCCAAGAAAGCTCTTCAGCGACGATGAGATTAAATACGCCCTCAGCAGCTGCGGCCTCCTCAAGTTTGTAAACGAGCTTCCAGGAGGGAAGAAGTTGGATACAGTTTTGGTCCCAGAGGAGCCGGTGCTGTACTATCTTAAGTCGAAAACGGTCCAATTCATACCGACGCGATACGATTACGACACGTCAATCTACAATGAATTGGCAAAGCCGGCGTTCGACAGCGATATGCTGCTATCATACAATCAGCTCAGAACACTGTCGTTGGCTAGACTAGTGCTATACAGAGACCTCTTCAGAATCATTCTGGTCGATGAGCCTCCAGAAAACTCGGACGAACAACAGTACCTGGACAACGACACTGAGACGAATGGCGCCGGCGTGCCCATATACCAGCTGCTCAAGATGTATTTCCAGCACTGCACGACCTTCGTCACAGCGCACAACGCCAACGTCCTCAAGACCTGCACCTCGGTCTGGGTAATACACGACGGTTGCCTGGTGAGGACAATTAAAACGAGTGATATCGCAGCAGATGAGTCTATCGCAAGCATAATCGGGGAAAGCATAACGCTCAACTGA